One window from the genome of Gimesia aquarii encodes:
- a CDS encoding sulfatase family protein yields MTRPNILWYCTDQQRFDTIGALGNAYVKTPVVDSLVEEGVAFTHAYCQSPICTPSRASFMSGLYPSRLHNTRNGNDTFPDWPPLISRLIAESGYLCGLIGKFHLVSAGHRAEPRLDDGFTLWQHSHAPRDDWPEGTHDYADWVRAQGKSLDDMRNSKERVDPEYHQTKWASDRAIEFIEQDHQQPWLLNINIYDPHPPFIPPEKYANLFDPAAMPGPHFEESDKVTQELLSQVDFQPVTISTETSELKKVQALYYAMIAQIDDQFARILNVLESTGQKDNTVIIFTSDHGETLGDHGLIQKGCRFYEGLVRVPLIFSWPGHFVANQRATGLVELLDLSATLLELTGNAIPDYHQGQSLLPILTGEQTGSQLRDSVRCEYFDALDPLFTGGDGSFATMYRDDRYKLSLYHDKELGELYDLQSDPWEHNNLWDAPEHQAAKQRLILASFNSHVVLTTDVGSKRIAPM; encoded by the coding sequence ATGACCCGCCCTAATATTTTATGGTATTGCACCGACCAGCAACGGTTTGACACAATTGGTGCGCTGGGGAACGCGTATGTGAAAACGCCTGTGGTTGATTCGCTCGTTGAAGAGGGGGTCGCCTTTACGCATGCGTATTGCCAAAGTCCAATCTGTACCCCCAGCAGGGCGAGTTTTATGAGCGGGTTGTATCCTTCGCGCTTACACAATACCAGAAATGGCAACGACACCTTTCCCGATTGGCCACCTCTAATAAGCAGATTGATCGCAGAGAGTGGTTACCTGTGCGGGTTGATTGGAAAATTTCATTTAGTCAGTGCCGGCCATCGCGCGGAACCTCGGCTTGATGACGGGTTCACACTCTGGCAGCACAGCCATGCTCCGCGCGATGATTGGCCTGAAGGAACACACGATTATGCCGACTGGGTGCGCGCTCAAGGTAAAAGCCTTGATGATATGCGAAACAGCAAAGAGCGTGTTGACCCCGAATATCATCAGACAAAGTGGGCATCTGATCGGGCGATCGAATTTATCGAGCAGGATCATCAACAACCCTGGTTGCTGAACATCAATATCTACGACCCGCACCCCCCGTTTATTCCTCCTGAAAAATATGCGAATCTGTTCGACCCTGCCGCGATGCCTGGCCCACATTTTGAGGAGTCTGATAAGGTGACTCAAGAACTGCTTTCCCAGGTTGATTTTCAGCCTGTCACGATCTCAACAGAAACAAGTGAGCTGAAAAAAGTTCAGGCACTTTATTATGCGATGATTGCTCAAATTGACGATCAGTTTGCGCGTATACTTAACGTATTAGAATCAACAGGACAGAAAGACAATACAGTCATCATTTTCACTTCAGATCATGGCGAGACGTTGGGAGATCATGGGCTGATACAAAAGGGATGTCGGTTTTATGAAGGATTGGTACGCGTCCCGTTGATTTTCTCCTGGCCGGGACACTTTGTGGCCAACCAGCGTGCAACCGGGCTTGTGGAATTACTTGACCTTTCTGCCACATTACTCGAATTAACAGGCAATGCTATCCCTGACTATCATCAGGGACAGAGTCTGCTCCCGATTCTCACGGGCGAACAAACCGGCTCACAACTGCGCGATAGCGTTCGCTGTGAATACTTTGACGCACTCGATCCGTTATTTACGGGCGGGGATGGCAGTTTTGCGACCATGTATCGCGACGACCGGTATAAATTATCTCTGTATCACGACAAGGAGCTGGGAGAGCTTTACGATTTGCAATCGGACCCCTGGGAACACAACAACTTGTGGGATGCCCCGGAACATCAGGCTGCCAAACAGCGGTTGATATTAGCGAGCTTCAATAGCCATGTCGTCTTAACAACCGATGTCGGCTCCAAACGGATTGCCCCGATGTAA
- a CDS encoding tripartite tricarboxylate transporter substrate-binding protein, whose amino-acid sequence MDAIQTTVVQLSTALSLTLIFVGTSLGIFVGAIPGLTGAMLIALTLPLTFTLDPQLAMTLLVSMYVGSISGGLITGTLLRMPGTPASVMTTLDGYPMSQQGQPGRALGLGIYASLVGGLISCLFLVTLSAPIARWSTQLGPFEYCSLVMMALVLIATIDGASLTRSLFSGTLGILAAMPGISAATGEVRLTLGFASLNGGFKLLPVLIGMFAINQVLRDIANIDQKIPRVSVTHSGLWLTLVDWKNQWVNMLRSSLIGTFIGILPGIGANIGSIAAYSAAKNSSKTPQKFGSGSAEGIVASEAANNATVGGALIPLVAMGIPGSVIDAILLGALVLHGLQPGPRLFSDHPELVHTIMGTYFLANLVMFAVMIASVGFLAKLVRFPRPFLLPIILTFCIAGSFALSNRMFDVWVMLGFGLLGLVLERNRIPLAPFVIGFVLGPIAEENLCAGLMSSHGSWLPIITRPISLLFVVISALLLIVPLVRQFRKKWDSKKKTMNDDDAKETSIVPQSETLSENGEQNSHSFWSRYGLPVWHTVAVMAIIGMIVFQCSGFFANQHELTQFPQQPVQVVVPFSAGGGTDLFARIVQKSITENKLLKQPVVIINQAGGSGTIGSRNVKQARADGYKILCTHEGLITSKYSGKVNYGPEAFEPIAQTGEINLVVVVHQNARHKNLAELLQYAENHPGELQFGTNFGALAHFAAKKIEQACGGEYFNYVQSGDGQKRYTLLIGGHIDATIFSLAEFLAYRGDGQIRALAVLSKERNSALPDIATAREQGIDAVVGNSLYWFAPKGTPQERIDLLADTLEQAMQSDSVRNSLRALSIAPVFYRGEKLNENISQSEKIFSELVPGSTIQLPDFPFYIIIATLSLMSIVVVQEIFFSRTPSTNRFSSCKPRTWLAICCFVLLCCYVLVLEQGWLSYWLATAFMVAVTGGAMAKWQPRYLLILIELSLLTGLGTEIVFTSVFSVVLP is encoded by the coding sequence ATGGATGCGATTCAAACTACAGTTGTTCAATTATCTACAGCTCTCAGCCTGACGCTGATTTTTGTGGGAACATCGCTTGGTATCTTCGTGGGTGCGATTCCCGGGTTAACCGGCGCTATGTTGATTGCACTCACGTTGCCGTTGACGTTTACGCTCGATCCTCAACTGGCGATGACATTGTTAGTGAGTATGTATGTGGGATCAATCAGCGGTGGCTTGATAACCGGCACACTCTTGCGAATGCCCGGCACGCCCGCCTCTGTTATGACAACACTTGATGGTTACCCCATGTCGCAACAAGGTCAGCCTGGTCGTGCGCTGGGGTTGGGAATTTATGCGTCCCTGGTGGGTGGATTAATATCCTGTCTGTTTTTAGTAACCTTGTCTGCCCCGATTGCCCGCTGGTCAACACAATTGGGACCTTTTGAGTATTGCTCGCTGGTTATGATGGCTTTGGTGTTGATCGCGACAATTGATGGCGCATCGCTGACGCGCTCACTTTTTTCGGGAACGTTGGGGATTTTGGCAGCCATGCCGGGAATTTCCGCAGCCACAGGCGAAGTACGACTCACATTAGGGTTCGCTTCTCTAAATGGTGGTTTCAAGTTGTTGCCCGTTTTAATTGGCATGTTTGCGATCAATCAGGTGCTGCGCGATATTGCGAATATTGACCAGAAAATCCCGCGTGTCTCGGTAACACACAGTGGGTTGTGGCTTACCTTGGTAGATTGGAAAAATCAATGGGTTAATATGTTGCGGTCTTCTCTGATTGGAACATTTATTGGAATACTTCCCGGCATTGGTGCAAACATCGGCTCGATAGCCGCTTATTCAGCTGCCAAAAACAGTTCCAAAACTCCGCAGAAATTTGGTTCCGGTTCTGCTGAGGGAATTGTTGCTTCTGAAGCAGCCAATAATGCGACTGTAGGAGGAGCTTTAATTCCACTCGTGGCGATGGGCATCCCCGGCAGTGTGATCGATGCCATTTTGCTCGGCGCATTAGTTTTGCATGGTTTGCAACCGGGGCCGCGATTGTTCAGCGATCATCCGGAACTCGTGCATACCATTATGGGAACCTATTTTCTGGCAAACCTGGTCATGTTTGCGGTGATGATTGCATCAGTCGGTTTTCTGGCAAAACTGGTACGGTTTCCACGTCCTTTTTTGTTACCCATTATTCTCACCTTTTGTATTGCCGGATCATTTGCGTTGTCGAACCGCATGTTCGATGTCTGGGTGATGCTCGGTTTCGGGCTGCTGGGACTGGTATTAGAGCGAAACCGAATCCCATTAGCACCCTTTGTCATTGGCTTTGTCTTAGGTCCGATTGCTGAAGAAAATTTGTGCGCCGGGCTAATGTCATCGCATGGTAGCTGGTTACCGATCATCACCCGACCAATTTCTTTACTCTTTGTCGTCATCTCTGCATTATTGCTGATTGTGCCGCTTGTGCGTCAGTTTCGAAAAAAATGGGACAGCAAAAAAAAGACGATGAACGATGATGATGCCAAAGAGACGAGTATCGTTCCTCAATCAGAAACATTGAGCGAGAATGGGGAGCAGAATTCTCACTCATTTTGGAGTCGATACGGTTTACCTGTATGGCATACCGTTGCGGTGATGGCCATTATTGGCATGATCGTTTTTCAGTGTTCTGGTTTCTTCGCGAATCAACATGAGCTGACGCAATTTCCTCAACAACCCGTTCAGGTTGTCGTACCGTTTTCCGCAGGAGGCGGAACAGACCTGTTTGCCAGAATCGTTCAAAAGTCAATCACTGAGAACAAGCTGTTGAAACAACCTGTCGTCATCATAAATCAGGCGGGGGGCAGTGGTACGATTGGGAGCCGAAATGTCAAACAGGCGCGGGCTGATGGTTATAAAATACTTTGCACCCATGAGGGGCTTATTACTTCGAAGTACTCAGGCAAAGTGAACTATGGTCCGGAAGCTTTTGAACCGATTGCCCAAACGGGAGAGATCAATCTGGTGGTAGTCGTGCATCAAAATGCCCGGCACAAAAATCTGGCTGAGTTGTTGCAGTATGCCGAGAACCATCCTGGTGAACTTCAATTTGGAACCAATTTTGGGGCACTCGCCCATTTCGCTGCCAAAAAAATAGAACAGGCTTGTGGTGGTGAATATTTTAATTATGTGCAATCCGGAGATGGGCAAAAGCGATACACGCTGCTCATTGGTGGTCATATTGATGCCACCATTTTTTCGTTGGCAGAATTTCTGGCCTATAGAGGAGATGGGCAGATTCGCGCTTTGGCAGTATTGTCTAAAGAAAGGAATTCCGCCCTGCCGGACATTGCGACGGCTCGTGAACAGGGTATCGATGCAGTGGTTGGTAACTCATTATACTGGTTTGCTCCCAAAGGAACTCCGCAAGAGCGGATTGATCTGCTGGCAGATACACTGGAACAGGCGATGCAATCTGATTCTGTACGGAATAGCTTGCGAGCGCTGTCTATTGCACCTGTGTTTTATCGGGGCGAGAAATTAAATGAGAATATCAGTCAGAGTGAGAAAATATTCAGCGAACTGGTTCCCGGCTCAACAATTCAGCTTCCTGATTTTCCTTTCTATATTATCATTGCAACTCTCTCATTAATGAGCATTGTTGTCGTACAGGAAATATTTTTCAGTCGAACACCGTCAACAAATCGCTTCTCAAGCTGTAAGCCGCGCACCTGGCTGGCCATTTGTTGTTTCGTACTGCTTTGCTGTTATGTGCTGGTGTTAGAACAGGGCTGGCTCAGTTACTGGCTGGCAACGGCATTCATGGTTGCAGTCACTGGCGGAGCTATGGCAAAATGGCAGCCGAGGTATTTGTTAATTCTCATCGAACTCTCTTTGTTGACTGGTTTGGGGACAGAAATTGTGTTTACATCAGTATTCTCTGTTGTACTGCCGTAA
- a CDS encoding DUF1552 domain-containing protein: MLNRRNMLRTMAAGVGAACTSSLLPQHLLASPTSRTTPKRVIFFMQNQGFDPKTCIPEGMSSSSSLAKAKLPEPIKALEPYKERLHIINGLHGMHTSPSHSAFFGALGGYRGSDGVPPSASTIDYELSKVLPKTLLPHLCIGMDSIENMTTKPTIATLSASGAGQPIFMHSNPNHLYQMLYGGISTGDIRLQHEAKSNMLNQIEKLAAAKGQSLPTADRQRYNQYVRGFENVNGLRDRLDTVSDHLRKFAPKVDERYTKPEFETDWHDVLLDLGISALTSGITNTLTIGSGRGEIFGAWKGLGIEQQGHNLGHMEQPDNPIWIKIRQYNSRMLVRIMEALESVPEGSGTMMDNTVIVYTSNNADKQHTNGANWPVMLLGNFDGTLKTGCFTQLNHKRPINALYTSLLRAAGQNVDRFNMNDKLARKYDTETGPLKEIMT, translated from the coding sequence ATGCTCAACCGTAGAAACATGCTCCGAACAATGGCTGCTGGCGTCGGTGCCGCATGTACCTCTTCGCTTCTTCCTCAACATCTCTTAGCATCGCCCACCAGTAGGACGACTCCAAAACGTGTGATCTTCTTCATGCAAAACCAGGGCTTTGATCCCAAGACTTGTATTCCAGAGGGGATGAGCAGCAGTAGCTCGCTAGCGAAAGCGAAACTTCCTGAGCCCATCAAAGCCCTCGAACCTTATAAGGAGCGACTGCACATCATCAATGGCCTGCATGGTATGCACACCAGTCCTTCTCACAGCGCATTTTTCGGCGCGCTCGGTGGCTATCGCGGCAGTGACGGTGTGCCGCCCAGTGCTTCGACAATTGATTATGAACTTAGCAAGGTCCTACCGAAGACGCTTCTACCCCACCTGTGCATCGGAATGGACTCCATTGAGAACATGACAACCAAGCCCACTATTGCAACACTATCAGCCAGCGGCGCTGGGCAGCCGATCTTCATGCATTCAAATCCAAATCATCTTTATCAAATGCTATATGGTGGCATCTCAACAGGTGATATTCGACTCCAGCACGAAGCCAAATCGAATATGTTGAATCAGATTGAAAAGTTGGCTGCTGCTAAGGGACAATCTCTACCGACCGCAGATCGTCAGCGTTACAACCAATACGTTCGGGGATTCGAGAATGTCAACGGCCTGCGCGATCGGCTTGACACGGTTTCCGATCACCTTCGCAAGTTTGCACCGAAGGTAGACGAGCGATACACCAAGCCGGAGTTCGAAACCGATTGGCACGATGTTCTGCTGGACTTAGGCATTTCAGCGCTCACATCGGGTATCACAAATACGCTTACCATCGGGTCAGGTCGTGGCGAAATCTTTGGTGCATGGAAGGGGCTGGGTATTGAGCAGCAAGGACATAACCTTGGACACATGGAGCAGCCAGATAATCCGATCTGGATCAAGATTCGTCAGTACAATAGTCGTATGCTGGTGAGGATTATGGAGGCGCTCGAGAGCGTGCCTGAAGGCAGTGGTACCATGATGGACAATACCGTAATCGTTTACACAAGTAACAACGCGGATAAACAGCACACCAACGGTGCCAACTGGCCGGTCATGTTACTAGGAAACTTCGACGGCACATTGAAGACCGGTTGTTTCACCCAACTGAACCACAAGCGCCCCATCAACGCATTGTACACGTCGCTCCTGCGTGCCGCCGGCCAGAACGTTGATCGTTTCAACATGAACGACAAACTGGCCAGGAAATACGATACCGAGACCGGCCCGCTGAAAGAAATAATGACATGA
- a CDS encoding S10 family peptidase, with product MSNTNQEEVGNLSNAEYDFPKYAATTEHTLQLSSGPLAYKAVADWISLRKIYKPVAHLFYTAYIAEPQDCTRPLTFVFNGGPGAASAYLHMGALGPKRVAFGKMGSLPEPPTQVVDNQETWLSFTDLVFIDPVGTGFSRALKEPGANKNAEGSKEKFAESGPEENPEFWEIEKDLDALGEFICRFLSKYHRWTSPLFIAGESYGGFRVARMARRLQEKHGVGLCGALLISPAIELDALLDSDYNLAHWIELFPSLVAAAHHHGRTEDLGNDDIQSQGESFANNELVRWLAQGEALPADELALIVGRMSALTGLSATVLERAGGRISATMFSRELLRGERRLCGRYDASVTTVDPFPDRNGYEGPDPTLFSIDRLFTGAINHHLRTNLKVETELDYRLLSMQVNEKWKDKSNRHFFVRQVGAMDDLRYGMSLNGHMKVSITHGRFDLVTPYFGSQRLTKLMKLTDEQKSNLTCRNFDGGHMFYSWDESRIEFHSQMQNFYQSALPGDRDA from the coding sequence ATGAGCAATACGAATCAGGAAGAGGTCGGTAACCTGTCGAACGCCGAATACGATTTCCCCAAGTATGCCGCCACTACTGAGCACACACTGCAACTGTCCAGTGGGCCACTTGCCTACAAGGCGGTTGCGGACTGGATTAGCTTGCGGAAGATCTACAAGCCTGTAGCACACCTGTTTTACACTGCGTACATCGCCGAACCACAGGACTGTACCCGTCCATTGACTTTTGTTTTCAACGGCGGTCCAGGAGCGGCATCAGCCTATCTGCACATGGGAGCCCTGGGTCCAAAGCGAGTGGCGTTCGGAAAAATGGGATCGCTGCCAGAACCGCCGACGCAGGTGGTGGATAATCAAGAAACTTGGCTGTCATTTACCGACCTGGTGTTCATCGACCCCGTGGGAACGGGATTCAGTCGGGCACTGAAGGAACCGGGCGCAAACAAGAATGCGGAGGGCAGCAAGGAAAAGTTCGCCGAATCAGGACCGGAGGAGAATCCCGAGTTCTGGGAAATCGAGAAAGACCTTGATGCGCTGGGCGAATTCATCTGTCGATTTCTCTCAAAGTATCATCGCTGGACGTCGCCTCTGTTCATTGCGGGGGAGAGCTACGGCGGATTTCGAGTGGCCAGGATGGCGCGGAGGTTGCAGGAGAAGCATGGCGTGGGCTTGTGCGGCGCGCTGCTGATTTCGCCTGCGATCGAACTCGATGCACTTCTTGATTCAGACTACAACCTGGCGCACTGGATTGAACTGTTTCCGTCGCTGGTCGCGGCCGCACATCATCATGGTCGTACGGAGGATCTGGGCAATGATGACATTCAGAGCCAGGGAGAATCATTCGCCAACAACGAGCTGGTGCGGTGGCTAGCACAGGGTGAGGCACTACCCGCAGATGAACTGGCGTTGATCGTTGGGCGAATGTCGGCACTGACCGGGCTGTCGGCGACCGTGCTCGAGCGAGCAGGCGGCCGGATCAGTGCGACAATGTTCAGCCGCGAACTGCTGCGTGGCGAGCGACGATTATGCGGTCGGTACGATGCCTCTGTGACGACGGTGGACCCCTTCCCGGATCGCAATGGCTATGAAGGGCCAGACCCGACGCTGTTTTCCATCGACCGTCTTTTTACCGGTGCCATCAATCATCACTTGCGGACCAACCTTAAAGTGGAAACTGAACTCGATTACCGCTTGCTAAGTATGCAGGTGAACGAGAAGTGGAAGGACAAGAGCAATCGGCACTTCTTTGTACGACAGGTTGGTGCTATGGATGATCTGCGATACGGAATGAGCCTCAATGGGCACATGAAGGTGTCTATCACGCATGGCCGCTTTGACCTCGTCACGCCTTACTTCGGCAGTCAGCGACTGACGAAACTGATGAAACTTACCGACGAGCAGAAATCGAATTTGACCTGCCGGAATTTCGACGGCGGTCACATGTTCTATAGTTGGGACGAGTCACGCATCGAATTTCACTCGCAAATGCAGAATTTCTATCAATCGGCCTTGCCGGGCGATCGTGACGCATAG
- a CDS encoding DUF1588 domain-containing protein, whose translation MNKITSLLALMLLWSILPVAIAETYTPGQKVNKNFSQLAKPFLATHCADCHGETEPEGNLSLHNLGPVDEVNAGIWQAVWAQVTLKEMPPKDEDQPKVVERLQFSDWIVAELSRVMRDKGGFHAHLDPNKGNFVDHDLLFGKLPDNIKLAPTSSPARIWRVTPQEHITRLNELINREPEFNPSKPGLRTHGDVVPTNHGGELKLYFGTDRIIRWQGGTVAYATAVKSVPVVLSSARDHGLENYPDFYTVNSAESTQILGVAADIIRYMADGPLSIAKPYQITDDPRSIADKMKGDIRGLPTSLVYSTKVMRPLTPVYDLMHEEGITDERLRAAVDYLFEALTFRPPSKKESNEYLTVVKQSIEKLGKKNGAVLGLSAIFLDRDALFRPELVENGKPDQQGRVMLQDWELGLAVNHALRYIKPDKELRKTIVEGRMRSKADVKREIERMLADDSIRKPRILRFFREYFDYDSGGYICKDSKALADTGVSNRGTSHYRAMFDATASTDRLIELILQDDRDVFKQLLTTDKVVATRLDNVYFGKRRSKEEVAASVVAAKKAAAEAEKKKAAELEAWKKANPGKKPPKSKKQKKRRRPNVNHNVSQAKLTGSKIYARVSRRSFGNGSMKPERILATVPEDQRLGILSHPSWLVSHSDAMDNHAILRGRWIRERLLGGGIPDVPITVDAMLPDEPHNTLRDRMRVTRKTYCWTCHKKMDPLGLPFEMYNHAGLYRELELNKPVNTTGEIIDSGDPTLDGKVANAIEMIRKIAESKRAEQVFVRHAFRFWMGRNETLNDAPVLQDAYHAYKDSGGSMKAMLVSLLTSDAFLYRTRKNPALFKEN comes from the coding sequence ATGAACAAGATCACGAGCCTTCTGGCACTCATGCTTTTGTGGAGCATATTGCCTGTTGCGATTGCCGAGACTTACACACCAGGCCAGAAGGTCAACAAAAATTTCTCTCAGCTTGCTAAACCGTTTCTTGCCACCCACTGTGCAGACTGTCATGGCGAGACAGAACCTGAGGGCAATCTGTCGCTCCATAACCTCGGTCCTGTTGATGAAGTAAATGCAGGCATTTGGCAAGCTGTGTGGGCACAGGTCACCTTGAAAGAGATGCCCCCCAAAGATGAGGACCAACCCAAGGTCGTGGAGCGATTGCAGTTTTCAGACTGGATCGTCGCTGAACTGTCTCGTGTCATGCGCGACAAAGGCGGCTTCCATGCCCATCTCGATCCGAACAAGGGCAACTTCGTCGATCATGATCTACTGTTCGGCAAGCTGCCAGACAACATCAAACTCGCACCGACATCATCTCCAGCACGCATCTGGCGTGTAACACCACAGGAACACATTACGCGGCTGAACGAATTGATCAACAGGGAACCGGAATTCAATCCATCAAAGCCTGGCCTGCGAACTCATGGCGATGTTGTTCCCACCAACCACGGCGGTGAACTCAAGCTCTACTTCGGTACGGATCGCATCATTCGTTGGCAGGGCGGAACGGTTGCCTATGCCACAGCGGTGAAAAGCGTACCAGTCGTTCTTTCGTCGGCCCGCGATCATGGGTTAGAAAATTACCCCGACTTTTACACAGTCAACAGCGCGGAGTCCACACAAATATTGGGGGTTGCCGCGGACATCATTCGCTATATGGCCGATGGTCCGTTGAGCATTGCCAAGCCGTATCAGATCACGGACGATCCCAGATCAATTGCAGACAAGATGAAGGGCGACATACGCGGACTGCCCACAAGTCTGGTCTACAGCACAAAGGTCATGCGTCCATTGACGCCGGTCTACGACCTCATGCATGAAGAGGGTATCACCGACGAGCGTTTGCGGGCTGCGGTGGACTACCTTTTCGAAGCGCTCACTTTCCGTCCACCCAGCAAGAAGGAATCGAACGAATACCTGACGGTTGTCAAACAATCCATTGAGAAACTCGGCAAGAAAAATGGAGCGGTCCTCGGTCTGTCAGCCATCTTCCTCGATCGCGATGCTCTCTTCAGACCGGAACTCGTTGAGAACGGCAAACCGGATCAGCAGGGTCGTGTCATGCTCCAGGACTGGGAACTGGGTCTGGCGGTCAATCATGCACTGCGATACATCAAGCCGGACAAAGAACTGCGAAAGACAATCGTCGAAGGTCGTATGCGGTCCAAGGCCGATGTCAAACGCGAAATCGAGCGGATGCTGGCCGACGACAGCATACGAAAGCCACGCATTCTGCGCTTCTTCCGCGAATACTTCGACTATGACAGTGGTGGTTACATCTGCAAGGATTCGAAAGCGCTGGCGGATACGGGAGTGAGCAACAGGGGAACATCACACTACCGCGCCATGTTCGACGCCACCGCGAGCACTGATCGTCTCATCGAACTTATCCTGCAGGATGACCGAGACGTATTTAAGCAGTTGCTAACGACGGACAAAGTCGTCGCCACTAGATTAGACAATGTCTATTTCGGAAAGCGGCGATCGAAGGAAGAGGTTGCAGCATCCGTGGTGGCTGCGAAGAAGGCGGCGGCCGAGGCAGAAAAGAAAAAGGCGGCCGAACTGGAAGCTTGGAAGAAGGCCAACCCGGGAAAGAAACCGCCGAAGTCAAAGAAACAGAAGAAGAGGAGACGACCAAACGTCAATCACAATGTGAGCCAGGCAAAACTGACGGGGTCGAAGATCTATGCACGTGTGAGTCGGCGCAGCTTCGGCAATGGATCCATGAAACCAGAACGTATCCTGGCCACAGTGCCAGAAGATCAACGCCTGGGCATCCTGTCCCATCCTAGCTGGCTCGTTTCACACTCCGATGCGATGGACAATCACGCCATCCTGCGTGGCAGATGGATTCGTGAACGATTGCTGGGCGGCGGAATTCCCGACGTGCCAATTACCGTCGATGCGATGTTACCAGATGAACCACATAATACGCTGCGTGATCGTATGCGGGTCACCAGGAAAACCTATTGCTGGACGTGTCATAAGAAGATGGATCCGCTCGGCCTGCCGTTTGAAATGTATAACCACGCGGGTCTGTATCGGGAATTGGAACTCAACAAACCCGTCAACACCACGGGCGAGATCATCGATTCCGGCGATCCCACACTTGATGGAAAAGTCGCCAACGCCATTGAAATGATTCGGAAAATCGCGGAAAGCAAACGCGCCGAACAGGTCTTCGTCCGCCATGCCTTCCGTTTCTGGATGGGCCGCAACGAAACCCTCAATGATGCGCCTGTTCTCCAGGATGCATATCACGCCTACAAGGACAGCGGCGGCAGCATGAAAGCAATGCTCGTTTCACTACTCACTTCCGACGCGTTTCTCTACCGCACACGGAAAAATCCGGCGCTGTTCAAAGAGAACTGA